In Erigeron canadensis isolate Cc75 chromosome 1, C_canadensis_v1, whole genome shotgun sequence, a single window of DNA contains:
- the LOC122592993 gene encoding uncharacterized protein LOC122592993, producing MAKSPIGDGVQDSQLNQLHDLIKQVTITSAPNRWRWYLQDMDEFSVKGLRSHIDCLFLSSHYLATSWNKIMPRKVNIHAWRVVKDRIPTRFNLWFRGVHHNSLICPTCGNGIETIFHVFSECYMAKRVWYSIRKWLSLDIPLHYDPVNLLSYVENMDKAKAIKEFVIIIIFNVWWELWKFRNDIVFNPSKKRDVILVDAIINSSFFWFRNRSIKTSIGWDEWIKNPLLAF from the coding sequence ATGGCCAAATCGCCCATTGGAGATGGCGTCCAAGATTCACAGCTGAATCAACTCCATGATCTTATCAAACAGGTTACAATAACTTCTGCCCCAAATCGATGGAGATGGTATCTTCAAGATATGGATGAGTTCTCGGTCAAGGGTTTAAGGTCTCATATCGATTGTTTATTCTTGTCATCCCATTATTTGGCGACTAGTTGGAACAAGATCATGCCTAGGAAAGTTAATATTCATGCTTGGAGGGTTGTTAAAGATCGCATTCCTACTCGATTTAATTTGTGGTTCAGAGGAGTACATCACAATTCGCTGATTTGTCCTACATGTGGAAATGGCATTGAAACAATATTTCATGTTTTCTCAGAATGCTACATGGCTAAAAGAGTTTGGTATTCTATTCGAAAGTGGCTTAGTTTAGACATTCCTTTACATTATGATCCTGTCAACTTGCTTTCTTATGTGGAAAATATGGATAAGGCTAAGGCTATTAAGGAATTTGTGATCatcattatttttaatgtttggtGGGAGCTATGGAAGTTTAGAAATGATATTGTTTTCAACCCATCTAAGAAAAGAGACGTTATTCTTGTGGACGCCATTATCAattcttctttcttttggtTCCGGAACAGAAGCATAAAGACTAGCATTGGTTGGGACGAGTGGATTAAAAATCCTTTATTAGCTTTCTAA